One segment of Romeriopsis navalis LEGE 11480 DNA contains the following:
- a CDS encoding HetP family heterocyst commitment protein, whose translation MQNPISKLNAESSRLDQVMEPDQFNQVIEAILSGKYSWACVLILKFAGYNPLHYIPYRTYNRIMKDNKRKMSDCVKVQHQTPNRTSKSPTVSVQDLNYSKSLNPSQQQVSGGKSVWLYYVEQH comes from the coding sequence ATGCAGAACCCCATTTCTAAGTTGAATGCTGAGTCAAGCCGTCTCGACCAGGTGATGGAGCCTGATCAGTTTAATCAAGTAATTGAGGCAATTTTGTCGGGTAAGTATTCCTGGGCTTGTGTGTTGATTTTGAAATTTGCGGGCTATAACCCGCTGCACTATATTCCCTATCGTACTTACAACCGAATTATGAAAGACAATAAGAGAAAAATGTCAGATTGCGTGAAAGTTCAACATCAGACTCCAAATCGCACGTCAAAATCGCCCACTGTATCAGTTCAAGACTTGAATTACTCGAAGTCATTAAATCCATCGCAGCAGCAGGTAAGCGGCGGAAAGTCAGTTTGGCTGTATTATGTTGAACAACATTAA
- a CDS encoding HlyD family type I secretion periplasmic adaptor subunit, which yields MLTLPQAPTVVPAKKKLRQPAAETQTKTQYSSSLQNVINQPSSNLPFQLACVGLLFSGLFGAWAWFGQIDEVAVARGRLIPRTESRKVQPLDAGKVARVNVQEGAEVKAGQVLMELDTTFPKKEIDRLQMALTSAQSELQQARSLVEQTQAQAGTVARMLEAEIATQEVIVIQNQATIDNQRRLLTQLQRDADRQQVRVSKFSALSKEGAISQEQVFSVEQALNDRTRSVVESEGTIQRLELELERVRSDIARKRVEAEQVQLETQQRVQQQKLRVMELETRINDTKALLAAAQEKLKQRFVYASDSGQVSSLMVKQPGEVIQTGQTLAEIAPAGQPLILEAHLPVQESGTIKPGMPVKVKLDAFSYQDYGIISGQVMTLAPDSQPTEQGMPVYRIEISLDRDTVMVDGKSVSFKRGQTATAELITRRKRIVDMLLDPIKKLRDTPSL from the coding sequence ATGTTGACTTTGCCCCAGGCTCCTACGGTTGTTCCTGCTAAGAAGAAACTCCGACAACCAGCAGCCGAAACTCAAACTAAAACTCAATATTCTAGTTCGCTGCAAAATGTCATCAACCAACCCTCATCTAATCTGCCGTTCCAACTGGCTTGTGTTGGATTATTGTTTAGTGGGTTATTTGGGGCTTGGGCTTGGTTTGGGCAAATTGATGAGGTGGCGGTGGCGCGCGGGCGGCTGATTCCTCGAACTGAATCCCGTAAGGTGCAGCCGTTGGATGCGGGTAAAGTTGCACGGGTGAACGTACAAGAAGGGGCTGAGGTGAAGGCCGGACAGGTGCTGATGGAACTGGATACGACGTTTCCCAAAAAGGAAATTGATCGCTTGCAAATGGCTTTGACTTCGGCCCAATCGGAGTTGCAGCAAGCCCGCTCGTTGGTTGAACAGACTCAAGCACAGGCGGGAACGGTTGCCCGAATGTTGGAGGCCGAAATTGCGACCCAGGAAGTGATCGTCATCCAAAATCAAGCGACGATCGATAATCAACGTCGGCTCTTAACGCAGCTTCAACGCGATGCCGATCGCCAGCAAGTGCGAGTATCGAAGTTTAGTGCTCTATCCAAAGAGGGGGCGATTTCCCAGGAGCAGGTGTTTTCGGTTGAGCAAGCGTTGAACGATCGCACACGGTCAGTCGTGGAAAGTGAAGGCACAATTCAACGACTAGAACTGGAGCTTGAACGGGTGCGATCGGATATTGCCCGTAAGCGGGTTGAGGCGGAGCAGGTGCAACTCGAAACCCAACAGCGGGTGCAGCAGCAAAAGCTGCGAGTGATGGAGCTGGAAACCCGGATTAATGATACAAAGGCGCTGTTAGCGGCAGCTCAGGAGAAGCTAAAACAACGGTTTGTCTATGCTTCGGATTCGGGGCAGGTTTCGAGTCTAATGGTGAAGCAGCCAGGTGAGGTGATTCAAACGGGGCAGACCTTAGCGGAGATTGCCCCGGCCGGGCAACCGTTGATCCTGGAAGCGCATTTGCCAGTGCAGGAGTCGGGCACGATTAAGCCTGGGATGCCCGTGAAGGTGAAGCTCGATGCGTTTTCTTATCAGGACTATGGAATTATCTCCGGTCAAGTGATGACGCTTGCGCCCGATAGTCAGCCGACGGAGCAGGGTATGCCAGTGTATCGCATCGAGATTTCACTGGATCGGGATACGGTGATGGTGGATGGAAAGTCGGTTTCGTTTAAGCGCGGTCAAACGGCTACAGCGGAACTGATTACGCGCCGCAAGCGGATTGTCGATATGTTGCTTGACCCGATTAAAAAGCTGCGAGACACGCCGAGTTTATAG
- a CDS encoding ABC transporter transmembrane domain-containing protein yields MNFLATLAGDERLLVRVRQQFGQSLKSYRLGDVIARLPMPESDENPGLWLVCEGHVRLVAMSEVGTTAQETSFALLEPEQVFGFEAHFDYSICYRAVAASDVQLVYLPIADLQALCDAQPLLRERLQVEAQERKQLSQWKLHSDFGRSGLRLTSQQLSAVLPHLMAVSVDADCQVQDCAALPEGYCWSFVADCWAGSQPAMGQAWRHPQQTEADWRSTQPCQVYCLPQTQWSIVAEISPKLAQWLDVAPSSPQPALTVRKRRLNLPNLHPSASVLNPAVPASPNVSPVESAFPESWEREHTVDFPQPEKRRRSWVPNFLRKRAFIQQQSSSDCGVTCLAMIGQYWGQRYPIHVLREMAQVGRSGATLKNLAATAEQLGFQSRPVQASFNRMADQKNPWIAHWEGDHYIVVYAVRRGQVQVADPAVNKRWIPKRMFLEGWTGYALMLDPTSQLQKIDQKSAQSLGNFGRVLLTDKGTLGQIILLSLLLQLFGLVTPIFTQVILDQVVTQKSLPALNLFVLGLILFSVWTVLLGAVRQYLLDYFSNRLNLTLVSGFVNHTLRLPLKFFEDRNVGDILTRIGENGKIQQFLMRQAISTWLDASMGFVYLGLMLYYNWQLTAVALATIPFMVLLTLGSTPFLKRFSREVFKESAAQTSQVVEMMTGIATIKSAASEKEVRWRWEDRLVSLLNVQFRTQKFVNGLGVMSGVLNAIGSALVLWFGASLVIQDQLTIGQFVAFNMLIGRVIGPIMSVIGIWDEFQEVLISVERLNDVFATTPEEAVGEPMMPLPPVVGAVQFEKLTFKYDGAQDAPVLQNITLNVPAGQTVAIVGRSGSGKSTLIKLLQGLYHPTQGRILIDGHDIRHVSPSSLRSQIGTVPQDCFLFSGTILENIQMYRPDYGLTDAIDAAKLAEAHAFIQSLPLGYNTKVGERGTNLSGGQRQRIAIARALLGYPGILILDEATSSLDTESERRFQENLERITRDRTTFVIAHRLSTVQHADQILVIDRGMLAEQGTHRELMEQRGLYYHLAQQQLSL; encoded by the coding sequence TTGAATTTTCTAGCTACTCTAGCTGGCGATGAACGATTGTTAGTGCGGGTGCGACAACAGTTCGGACAAAGCCTGAAGTCTTATCGTTTGGGCGATGTGATTGCGCGTTTGCCGATGCCGGAGTCGGATGAAAATCCTGGACTTTGGTTAGTCTGTGAGGGCCATGTGCGACTGGTGGCAATGTCGGAAGTCGGAACGACAGCTCAAGAGACATCCTTTGCGTTATTAGAGCCAGAGCAGGTATTTGGGTTTGAAGCGCACTTCGATTATTCAATTTGCTATCGTGCGGTGGCGGCGAGTGATGTCCAACTGGTGTATTTGCCGATTGCTGATTTACAGGCTTTATGCGATGCCCAACCGCTCCTGCGAGAACGTCTCCAGGTTGAGGCGCAGGAGCGAAAGCAATTATCCCAATGGAAGCTGCATAGCGATTTCGGTCGATCGGGGCTACGGTTAACTAGCCAGCAACTATCCGCTGTCCTGCCGCATTTGATGGCGGTATCCGTGGATGCTGACTGTCAGGTGCAGGATTGTGCGGCGTTGCCAGAAGGTTATTGTTGGTCGTTTGTCGCTGATTGTTGGGCTGGTAGCCAACCGGCAATGGGGCAGGCATGGCGGCATCCGCAGCAAACCGAGGCAGATTGGCGATCGACGCAACCATGCCAAGTTTATTGTTTGCCCCAAACGCAGTGGTCGATCGTGGCTGAAATCTCACCGAAGTTGGCCCAATGGTTGGACGTTGCCCCATCCTCTCCACAACCAGCATTGACGGTGCGTAAGCGGCGACTGAATTTGCCGAATTTGCACCCGTCAGCATCGGTGCTCAATCCGGCTGTGCCAGCATCCCCAAATGTTTCGCCAGTTGAGTCAGCGTTTCCCGAGTCATGGGAGCGAGAGCATACAGTAGACTTTCCGCAGCCAGAAAAGCGACGCCGATCGTGGGTGCCGAATTTCTTACGAAAGCGAGCCTTTATTCAGCAGCAGAGTAGTTCGGATTGTGGCGTGACTTGTTTGGCCATGATTGGTCAGTATTGGGGGCAGCGTTATCCAATTCATGTGCTGCGTGAAATGGCTCAGGTAGGACGATCGGGGGCAACGCTCAAGAACCTGGCAGCGACAGCGGAGCAACTCGGATTTCAGAGTCGGCCAGTGCAGGCGAGTTTTAATCGTATGGCGGATCAGAAAAATCCCTGGATTGCTCACTGGGAAGGCGATCACTATATTGTCGTTTACGCCGTCAGACGTGGCCAAGTGCAAGTTGCTGATCCAGCTGTGAATAAACGTTGGATACCGAAGCGAATGTTTCTTGAGGGGTGGACGGGGTATGCCCTGATGCTGGACCCCACGTCGCAATTACAGAAAATCGATCAAAAATCTGCTCAATCGCTGGGGAATTTTGGTCGTGTACTTTTGACTGATAAAGGGACCTTAGGACAAATCATTCTACTGTCACTCCTGCTGCAGTTATTTGGTCTCGTGACCCCCATTTTTACGCAGGTGATTCTCGACCAGGTGGTGACCCAAAAGAGTCTGCCAGCACTGAATCTGTTTGTGCTTGGCCTGATTTTATTTAGCGTATGGACTGTGTTGTTAGGCGCAGTCCGGCAGTATTTATTGGATTATTTCTCGAATCGCTTGAATCTGACGCTTGTGAGTGGGTTTGTGAACCATACGTTACGGCTGCCATTGAAATTTTTTGAAGATCGCAATGTTGGCGATATTCTCACACGGATCGGTGAGAACGGTAAAATCCAACAATTTTTGATGCGCCAGGCGATTTCGACTTGGCTTGATGCCTCGATGGGCTTTGTCTATCTGGGCCTTATGCTCTATTACAACTGGCAGTTGACGGCGGTTGCGTTGGCGACAATTCCGTTTATGGTCTTATTGACCTTGGGATCAACGCCATTTTTGAAGCGATTCTCGCGTGAAGTCTTCAAGGAGTCGGCCGCTCAGACTTCGCAAGTTGTGGAGATGATGACCGGAATTGCCACGATCAAGTCGGCGGCGTCGGAGAAGGAGGTACGCTGGCGCTGGGAAGATCGTTTAGTCAGTCTGTTGAATGTGCAATTTCGGACGCAGAAGTTTGTCAATGGATTGGGTGTGATGAGTGGTGTATTGAATGCGATCGGCAGTGCTTTAGTGCTCTGGTTTGGCGCGAGTTTGGTAATCCAAGATCAACTGACGATCGGTCAGTTCGTGGCCTTTAATATGCTTATTGGCCGGGTGATCGGGCCGATTATGTCTGTGATTGGGATCTGGGATGAGTTTCAGGAAGTGCTGATCTCAGTCGAACGGCTGAATGATGTGTTTGCGACTACGCCAGAGGAAGCGGTCGGTGAGCCGATGATGCCGTTGCCCCCAGTGGTGGGTGCGGTGCAGTTTGAGAAGTTGACATTTAAGTATGATGGGGCGCAGGATGCGCCAGTGTTGCAAAATATCACGTTGAATGTGCCAGCGGGACAGACTGTGGCTATTGTTGGGCGCAGTGGTTCGGGCAAGTCAACCCTAATTAAGTTATTGCAGGGGTTATACCATCCGACCCAAGGCCGAATTTTGATTGATGGCCATGATATTCGGCATGTGTCGCCATCTTCGCTACGATCGCAAATTGGCACGGTGCCCCAAGATTGCTTTTTATTCTCTGGTACGATTCTGGAGAATATTCAGATGTATCGTCCTGATTATGGTTTGACCGATGCAATTGACGCTGCAAAGTTGGCTGAGGCCCATGCATTTATTCAAAGTTTGCCGCTCGGTTACAACACGAAAGTGGGTGAGCGTGGAACTAATTTATCCGGTGGTCAGCGCCAGCGGATTGCGATTGCCCGTGCCTTACTCGGTTATCCGGGAATCTTGATTTTGGACGAAGCGACTAGTTCTCTGGATACGGAATCGGAGCGTCGCTTTCAGGAGAACTTAGAGCGCATTACGCGCGATCGTACGACGTTTGTGATTGCTCACCGACTTTCGACAGTACAGCATGCTGACCAGATTTTGGTGATTGATCGCGGCATGTTAGCCGAACAAGGCACTCACCGGGAACTCATGGAACAGCGTGGTTTGTACTATCACTTGGCGCAACAGCAACTCAGTTTATAG